The sequence below is a genomic window from Humulus lupulus chromosome 3, drHumLupu1.1, whole genome shotgun sequence.
cttaaatttatgTAAGTTTTAATATTGGTTTTTTTATAAGTTTCCAATAAAgatatggtattttcgcaaatgtatgttttagtaagaatttttatgtatagattcgttaatggtccaaatagtctagagtagggGGTCGTTAcaagaagctgctagtgttaagtgagtgtgagattgtaaacacctggtttgggaaaactataagcttaaacatcataagcttatcaaacactttgggaagtgagttctatagtatttcggtggaggtgtagattggtctttcaagtctttgaggtaaccaaaactctagttcctttctgtattatgttattttctttctcatagtcttctactcaatctctaaccttaatcttcattttggttagggaatctaagttcttgagcacataagtttcggtaagcatgtttctcaaatggtttagtctttccagctctttcatttcatctcctttctttagactcactctttcttatggttttaggagtgttttaaaaagtcccaactcagtccacatatcccggtaactttggtaaggaaaataggctaaaatcaatatgttatgtgcttatgttatctatatgttttatgttattaaatgtgttatgatatgtatgtatgtttgtaggcttgggcatatgacccatatgactaacaagaccccaaatgggttatgggcatatgacctacttagctagtaggaccccactaattccatgggcatatgcttgtttagtctatgggaccccaagtaataatggccattataataagtgtatgttatatgtattatgttaagtctttatgtttcttatgaaattatgtatatgactatgtgttagattttccttgctggacattaggttcattcctttctgttttatgtgcaggaaaataagctttagaggcggtaagattcgtgacgcttagaggatgtgtatcgatggtgaatggagtcaaggggccgagtgttattcgattcgaggatgtagtctcattttacttttttatggttttatgtgtattttccgcaccagttatgtaatgtcttttattttaaatcatcttttgtttttaaagacaatgggatcccataatccttcttagtattctattcagttgtaagtaactcttattttacaagttactaaataaaattgtggtattttcgtaaaaatgtaagtttatgtatagtttcgtaaatggtccaaatagtctagattagtgggtcattgcaatttttatatttaaaaataaattgtaacttaaatgaaaaattaaacaaattaaaatatgatatttttgaaatattttataataattatttaaaaataataaaatcatatattttataacttaaataaaatttaattaaacttaaacttaatattatattaaacatataatatataatctttttttCACTCCTAATTCAAAaaatagaacaaacataaacttaaaaaaaaaggatatttttataatattttataataatttaaataattaaatcacattaatttaaaaataataaagacacacatattatttttttatcttataaatttgtgtgatagtttacattttatcaagtgattgaagctatttttcttcattgaattcaccaaaagacattctgagatacattagaaacaaaaaatagttgatgcatgtatactactatcTACGCTATGAATTTGCCTattcatattttatttatattattactttctttataaatattattgtattttatatatatttcgtgtaaatatatatctatgtcaacattgtatttatatgtcatatatgtagagctTATTGATATAGACATTGATATATACTATATagctataattcattctattatatatatatatattaaaaaaacagtgaaccagtttttatcaaaattatatacaatgtttaaacatgtatttttttaattatcatataaattttaaataaataaaaaatatcataaaaataaataaaatatgtttaatataatgcatgacataaatttattaaaaaattagggttgttgacgccgtttttcgtcaacttgaaaaagaaaacaattaaataAGAATATatgaaataagaagatgaaaacatgatctttttacgtggttcagcagttaaatcatcctagtccacgagtctgtgttataagTGCTTGGGAGTCTTCTGGAAACTttaagagaatagttgcccagagttttctctcaagatttcaagatttcggtcccttacaaatgaaatttccttctctatttatagagaagatttcagaattcgttcccacatattttggaaGATATTCTGCGAATTAAATGATATAATTCCACTTAATACATTATTTGCTACGTATACGGtaacatcccataaaatgtgggagtGGTTAacaaattacataatatcccttaaacatagggattctacaacaataaatacattcacatgtAATCGACTAGTTCAGATACAGAGTCCATTACACCTCCAAGACTATTTGTctatcacgagctcgtcatcttATTTTGCCTATGCTCacaacaagtaaccattgacgaagtCATCACATTCGAGCTAATACTTcacgagctcgaaccatcttgtctgagggcaagagatgcatcaaGAGATCctctcttggactggatctacagGAGGCCTGGCCTGGACCGGAGGGAGTTGGTTatcattgattacaactccagttccccgACTCGGTGCAGGATTGTAAATTGGTTGCTTGCGACCGTTCAGATAATCTAGTAGATCTGGATTCGGGGGATTATCACgtccccgattatggtttaaattttccTGTAGATCTGGGTGATCTCCTCAATTTCTAGCATTTCTAGGCTCCGTGTTATATATACTCACAGACCTAGTGTAATTCGAGCTTTCACTGACATGGCTTGTTGCATGATTATTACGAGATGAGTTTCCTATCAGTCTCCTCGTCTCAATAGTTTAAGACCGTGACATCTGGCTCCTCGTAGGATGAGGACCCCTACACTCTCGAGCAACTTCTTTTTTTTCCATGTCTATGCCCAGCTAAGCTATCCCTATCTTGGTGGGCCGGTCGTGGATCCCTCCGAACTGGCAAATGGTGCCTTATTGGCGACGTCGGGTGCCTTATTAGAGAAGGTGGATGCCTTCCATTGTGGGGCCTAGATGGCCCTGAATTCACCCGATCAGGCTCTGGTACATTCTGTGTGGCACCAGGATTTTGGGTACGAGCCactgagggggctcggttattccctattcCTACTTGTGCCTCTAAAGTTGGGTTGGCAGCACCTTCAGCCCGGTTACTTCTCCGGGGTCTCGGTGGAACAGGATGCGATGCTGGTGGCGGAGCTTGCTCTGCCCTTCTGGCTGCCGCATTCTTACGAGGTTGCCTCTTAGGCCTACGAGGTGGGACTTGAGCGTCCCGTGGAGGCGGAGATTGGGTATCTTGCGAAGGCGGGGCCTGAGCCACCTGTGCTTCAgtagctagtctggctagctcttcattgcgtTTTGTAGCTTCTGCCTACAATTTACACAGTTGGCGATTCTCGAGTTCCATGATTGAAACATATCTCTCGGGATTGTAGTATATATCCTCGTCGGCCCTAGGGGTAGGTGGTCCCCGGGAGTTAGACGAGTCACTCCACTCATTGggatcagaattcaccataggctgctttccagggcatTGGGGGTAGTCATCTTCATctagaatttcctcctcaggtatattgggatcatttgcagaCATTGCTAATTCGAGAGGCTCTCTAACTAAATAGACTCAcgcactgtttaatggctctcaatgaaaacaccaaattGTTGACACCATTTTTCGACAACTTGAAAATGAGAGCAATTAAACTAGAATATATCAGATGAAatgaaataagaagatgaaaataggatctttttacatggttcagcagttaaatctgcttagtccacgagtctgtgttataagCGCTTAAGAGTCTTCTGGAAACTttaagagaatagttgcccagagttttctctcaagatctcaagatttcggtcccttacaaatggagtttccttttccatttatagagaaggtttcagaattcgtTCTCACATATTTCGAGAAGACATTTTGCGAATCAAATGATATAATTCCACTTAATGCATTATTTTCTACGTACACGGTAACATCCCATAAAACGTGGGATTGGTTAagaaattacataatatcccttaaacatagggattatgcaacaataaatacattcacatgtAACCAACAAGCTCAGATACTGAGTCCATTACACCTCCGAGACTATTTGTctatcacgagctcgtcatcttATTTTGCCTATGCTCacaacaagtaaccattgacgaagtCTTCACATTCGAGCTTATACTTcttgagctcgaaccatcttgtctgagggcaagagatgcatcagaaaatatatacaagtgttgaacccttgttaTTGCGA
It includes:
- the LOC133825739 gene encoding uncharacterized protein LOC133825739, whose translation is MSANDPNIPEEEILDEDDYPQCPGKQPMAEATKRNEELARLATEAQVAQAPPSQDTQSPPPRDAQVPPRRPKRQPRKNAAARRAEQAPPPASHPVPPRPRRSNRAEGAANPTLEAQVGIGNNRAPSVARTQNPGATQNVPEPDRVNSGPSRPHNGRHPPSLIRHPTSPIRHHLPVRRDPRPAHQDRDSLAGHRHGKKRSCSRV